The genomic DNA ATTTCCTCATCAACATAAAACCAGGTAAAGAAAGGATCCTTGGTGCTTGGCTCCCTGTCCTCTTTTTGGCCAAGGCTAATCTCCAAGGGATTCAAAGGTCCAATTTTTATACGAATACACTCGAATATGAAGGCCAGTATTCTGTGCTTCCATGTAAATTTACCTTCAAACGTTAAGGATCCAATTGGTCCAAGATATACTCCATTCTCAATTCTCTTTGCCTGGCAATCCAAACaaggttgtttttgtttctcagTTGACAAAGCAAATCATATAATCTTCTATTTGTTGGATTTTAGGAACCAAAGCTCCCATTactatgaagaaaaaaagctcCAGCAAGTTCATCCTTGatgtgatgattttttttttttttatttgttttagctTGGCATGATGATGACTTAAGCATATAGAAATATCAAAAAGGATGATGTTAACATAAGTACACGGAAATTTTTGACTATgtatattgaaagaaaagtggGGAAGGGAGGCGGGGTGGAGTGGAGTGGGGGGAAGGACTAGACTGAAAATAAAAGGATGCGAACATATGTACATCATTGATCACGAACATTGGTTGGCCTACTTGTGATACCTTCTTacttaaaggacacaaatttcttccaaactggatTGGAAGAAATTCCTCCAAACCAATCTAATAAAGTAATATGTGTGATATGTGTCCTTCTAACATGTgactctcacatgttttttaatacaaTTAACAGAATTCTTTCACCATTAAATCCTCTCTTCTAACGTCTAAAATTTATTCTTTGTGTATTTGAGAAAGTCCAAgagtctctctctttctcatctGTTCATatcccttttcttctttctttaacaCAGAACCAACCCagttctgtctctctctctttgtctgAGAGTCTAGTCTTAATAAAACGTTTTCTATGAAAACGAAGCGACTACTTTGAAGCAATCTCGTAGTAGTAGTACGAGTATTTGACGAATTGTTCAAATAAATATCCACTCTCCAACTGTCCCTTAAACCCATCATAACACCTGGTATTTACCAGACAACGCAAGAGAGAGATGTGTTTGGGACTTAGTTGTGGGAAAAACTACGAGCACTAATACGCCATGATCGAAGTCCTTGGCTTGTaaatagttaatattataaGCCAAGACCTTCAATCATGACCTATTAAAGAGTGATTCTGGGGGTCTTTGGGGTCATCTTCCTCATTTGGATGGTTGTTCCAAAGGAGCAAACGAAGCATTCGAGGCACGGCCCCATCTTTGCTATTCTCAAAGGCTTGTCCAAAACTACGTTTTTTGTTATTCATGTCATGTATATCCTGGTACCAAGACGCATATATAGCATGGGCCCTTGAACCACAGGTCCGAGACCACTACTTCCTTAGGCTCATAACCACAGTAATTTAAATCAAACCCCTTGTAGGACTGCTTGGAAGAGCAAGACTCAACCAAAGCTCCATGTATAACCCaacaataaccaaaaaaaaaaaaaaaaaaagactaccCAATATAATAAGAACTAAGAACAAGCCACAAAGGAGTGTGAAAGCAAAAGAGTGAACGAGCTAAGGGATCTGGATTTCTTCCTAGTGGGGCTTTTAAtatagagagacagagagagggaggggagagagagacattGAAGGAGAGATAGAAGCCCAGGCTGGGTTTCTATGCTCTGTGTTCAAGAAAGAGAAGGGAGATGAAATGATGAAGAAGAGACAGACTCTTGAACGTTAGAATAAAGTCTAGACATTAGAGGAAAAAGATTTAACGGTGAAGGGATTCtgttaattctattaaaaaCATGTGTGTCGCTCAAGTGTTATAAGGACACATATTACTTTATTAGaccaatttggagaaaatttatgtcttaACTTAAATGCATAAAGAAACAGCACAGAAGAACAAGGTGGTCACATATGAAGTGAGTTCAGAAAAGCACTTCTAACATTGAGCGCGTGCTTGGATCTtgaaaaaatgaaggaaatcaGAAGAAATGTTTCAAAATGCCATACAAAATAACCTAATTCCTGAACAATTCAGTGagtttttttttcgttttcctTACCCTCTCTAAGATCCAAACAAGGCCCAACTCTGCTTGGAAGTTACTTCATAGAATAAGCCATGAGTAATGAACTTCTGTATCGCAGTTTTGTTGATCTTAAGATCATTGGACTAATATAAAGGTTGGAAGGACACATCCCAATTCAATTATTTCAGGAGAATTATTCTGCTCTTGAAACAAATTGTAACATGTGCCCTTGGGAGTACTTATTAAAGGGCATATGAGGGTCGAAATGAATCATTCTCCACTATATTCCCTAGAAAACGCAAACATGAGGGTACTCCATATTCTAGTGGAAATTGGAAGTAGTTGTAGATTGAAAAGAGAATCCTTTTAACTTCATCCCTAGAATCATAATAAAGAAATGCATGAGACACTTACGGCTGCATCGAACCTCTGAACAGCTGTAAGAGGAAAATAACGACCGCCCTTCAATTTATTCTACAATTTAGGACAAAAGTCCAATAAGGATAAATTGTAAAAGATATGTAAAGCTATGCAAATCAAGGAACAGAATTATGCCAACCTCAGCAGTGAAAATAAGCATCCATGTTCTGCCAGGGGATTTTGATCCACCAAGTGTATCAAGAAACCCGGAGGGCTCAATCTTTGCCTTTTCAATAACAGAAAATGCAGACAAAATGTCTTCTGCCGCAACCTTTCTTGTCTTAGCAGCCTGTTTCAGCACTTTCACACTCTCTTCCACTTCCTAAAGCACATGAACATCTTAAGTCACTAAAATCACCCAAAAGAAGCTAGTAAAGTGGTCAACATAGCAATACAATAAGCCCCATTTAAGCACAAAGTTTAATGAGGTTCAGTCAACTGCaagttttttgcttttcatg from Corylus avellana chromosome ca6, CavTom2PMs-1.0 includes the following:
- the LOC132184541 gene encoding uncharacterized protein LOC132184541 isoform X1, with amino-acid sequence MAMGSQTAFCMFSSSSSSSFGLLLSCSFSKTSLRPSCSSQIPPYAKPTKPHLLRFPRARTRATLDETDQSASTTPFLVQEGKPNREVEESVKVLKQAAKTRKVAAEDILSAFSVIEKAKIEPSGFLDTLGGSKSPGRTWMLIFTAENKLKGGRYFPLTAVQRFDAAAKRIENGVYLGPIGSLTFEGKFTWKHRILAFIFECIRIKIGPLNPLEISLGQKEDREPSTKDPFFTWFYVDEEIAVARGRSGGTAFWLRCHRVAA
- the LOC132184541 gene encoding uncharacterized protein LOC132184541 isoform X2, whose amino-acid sequence is MAMGSQTAFCMFSSSSSSSFGLLLSCSFSKTSLRPSCSSQIPPYAKPTKPHLLRFPRARTRATLDETDQSASTTPFLVQEGKPNREVEESVKVLKQAAKTRKVAAEDILSAFSVIEKAKIEPSGFLDTLGGSKSPGRTWMLIFTAENKLKGGRYFPLTAVQRFDAAAKRIENGVYLGPIGSLTFEAQHIRTTTI